The following is a genomic window from Meriones unguiculatus strain TT.TT164.6M chromosome 7, Bangor_MerUng_6.1, whole genome shotgun sequence.
CTGCAGTGCAAACGTTCCTTCAGGggagggaagacagagggagggcagCCAGGGCCATGGTTAGAGTTCCCCCATGCCTCCGCTCAGGGGCCCATCCTGGAGCAGGGAAGGCCAAACAGGGACCAGCAGAGCATGGTAGGAAATCGGGAATCCAGAGGAGTGGGTCCAGTCCTGATCTGACCGTGCTTGGCGCTTGACTACTTACTCTGGGGCACGGTTCCCTCCTGGAAGAGTTCATCTAGAGGGCTTCTCACTGAGGATGCGTGTCACCCCACCCTCACCAGGTCCCCGGGGTCCCTGTGAGCGCCAGTGCTTGCTCAGAGAGCAGGAGTTTCGGCCGGTTGGGTTTTCCTGTCCAGCCACTGAAGTTGATGTGGAACCTCCAGGGGCCACGTCCGCCTGTAGGACGGATGGCAGCGTCACTCCTTCCTGAAGCCCAGCTTTCTGAGGAGCTCCTTTCCTTTGAAGAGGAGACCCTGCTTCTTCTCAGCTATGCCTTGGGGCTCCCCCCGTTTGGCCCAGGAGGAACTTCCAGAGCTGAGGGCACACTGCCAGCCTTGGGGCACTGGCGACCCTTGTGTGGTGTTTCCAGGGTCCTGGAATGTGAGAAAAATCTGTAAGGTCAGGGCAAGCCCTCTCCACCGATGCCTTTGCTCCTCTATTCTTCTGTCACAGACCTGCCACTGTCCCAGATACCCACAGACCCATACAGATACacccacaggcacatacacacgtgcagattcacacacacacaaagatacacacagaaagacacacacacacagagagacacacactcagacagacacacaaagagagtcagacacacacacagcatggagGTGAAGGGAGATGATGCTGAGGGCCCTGCCTACTGAAGAAAGTGCCATGGGATGGAGTCTGAGCTCTGCTTTGTCACTGGTAGCCCTGGGTGTGCCCCTTTCCTTCTTGGGGCCTCACTGACCCCACTGACCCCACTTGCAAGTGCCAAACTGACCTACCTTCCTGAATGTCATCTATTCCACCAGGGAGGAAGAGCAAGGACAAAGACACTTTGAGTACTAGTGACTACATCACCTCACAGACAAAAAGCTGGATCATTCCCATCAAGGCAGTGGGTACAGTGCCCCAGGGGTCTTCAAGGAGCCAAGCCAGGGCCCACTTCACACAGAGAGAGGCTCTACCCTGAATGACCCCTGAGGGGACTGTCAGGCAGCCCCTCCCAGAGCACCTACCTACCAACCCTCCTCCCTGCTCCATTCAAAAGGCTGAGCCATCCTCCTCCCTCAACCCCACCAGGCAGTGCTCTCTGATGATCTAAGGGCAGGAAATCAGGCAAACAGGGTAAGCACCAGGAAGCTGCTCCCAACTCACCCTCGCCTGGACCTGGGCACGGCTTTGTCAACTCTTACCAAGCTGCATTttgtctcttctctccctcctaccCTGGCTGCTGCCAAAAGCCTGGCAATCTCCTGGCCAAAGCAAACCACAAAGCCCAGACCAGAGCCTGGGGACTTGGTAAACAACCAAACCTAtcgctgctgtggctgctgccgCTGTCGCCATGGCAGAGTTGGCAGAGGAAACCAAAGGAGAGCTACAGAATCAGTCTGTCCAGTCCTAGAGGTCAATACATTTACAGCCAAGGCTCATGGCTCCTGGGAAGAAGTCTAGCTTTCCCAGAAGCCGGAAACAAAAAGAAGGGTTCACTGAGCCCCAAAGAAGGATAGCTTGAGGATATCTATGGGTTTCAACTATTCAAGTTCTCCCTTTTATCCTGCTTAGAGGAATAAAAGCATGTGTCTGATAGTTTAACAGTTTGAATCACGGGGGACCAGGGTGGGAAGACTATTATTACCAGTGACATTACTGTATCACCTCCCTGTCACcaataataatagcaatattATAATACCACAGCCATACGGTATCATAATACCGTGAGTCATAACGTGAATTATCACATAAGGCTCTATAAGCTGCACGACAGAATATGAGGAGTCGGGAAAGGCGCGGCGTCATGTGCTGAGATGACGCGTCATCCTGTGACAGCTAGCTGACACTGCCCAGGGTAAAGGCAAGGCAGGGAGAGTGAAGATCCCATACCCGCGCCTGGATCATGGCAGGGTCTCCCTCCCCCGTTCCTTGAAGAAAGTAGAAAGCTAGGTCAGCTCCGTTCAAAGCAGTCTGGTTACAATAAGGTGGGGAATGGAGGTGACATGAAACACGGGGGCCAATCCCCCCACTTACATGTTGCTCTCTCTACAAATATCTATCTCCATCTAGCACTGGACTCTTCTCCTCCTCGTTCTCTGAGAACAGGGAACAAAGAGAGGAGATGGGTTACCGGCAGGCCTGCATGCTCTCCGTCAGTCAGCGCCCAGTGGCCCGGGTACCTGGCGGCTCCTGCTTGGCACAGCCTTTGCATCTGTGGCCACTGTGTGGGGTTTCTGTTCGAAGCCTGACCCCTTCACATCCTTTCTGCTCTCTGAGTCTGGACGCTTAATTGTACCCCACCCATCCCAAGGAGACGAATGTAAAGAGAACCTTGGAAGCTGAGCTTGCAGCATCTAGGGCAACTGGCTTCAACAGGTaccttggaggcaggaggactcgGCAGGTGGGAGCACCCTGAATGGCTGGCTAGTGGCAGGGATCCTTTTACACGGGACTCCTCACATGCATTGGTCCCTGGCTCTCACCAGTTGGGCCAGATGGCCTGGGAATCAGGGTTCCTGACATCACTAATCTTCAGACAGGGCCTTGTACTAGGTAAGGGTGGCCTAGTGGAAGCCTCCTCTGCTGGGGGCACAAAGTGTTCCTCTGTATCATGgactcagcctctgagactcTCCTGCCACTCTCCCAGCCCCAGCACACCGGCAGGGTAGAGGTGAAATACTGAGTTGGTAGCCCAGCTCCTCACTGACCTGACTGTCAGCTTGTGGTGTCCCAGACTCTGGACCACCTGCTCCAGGCCCAGGGCCCTCCAGGAAGTTGGATGGAACCAGGCCCCTTTGTCCATTCAGTTCCCCCTGAGGAGGAGATGCTGGTGAGACTAAGAAGGCCCCATCCCTGTCCCCTAGTAACCCAGCTCATTCCTGCAGCCTTCTGCCAGGATCCCTTGCCATACGCTGGCCCAGCTGGTGAACCAGAGGACAGTACACCTTCCTTCCCCACAAGGGTCTTACATAGTAGAAGCCATCATCATCCATCTCCCCAAACACAGTAATGACGTCCCCTGCCCTGAAGGGCAGCTCCGCCTGTGGGGAGAGCAGGAGGCAGATGTCAGTCCTGGGAAGGCCTCGTGACCCCGTTCCCCGTTCCCCATCGCTGGAGGAGGGTCCTCACCTCCACATCCATATTGGGGGAGTTCTCTCGAGGATTATAGTCAAATGCAGCCACCATAGGTCGGGAGGTTTTGGGGACAGCAGAATGGATCAGCTTGGGAGGACCTGTAGAGGGAATGAAGGTGCTCCTGAACTCCTCCATATACTGTCCTCCACATTGAAGTCCTGTGGCCGCCGTCCCTCCCCGAATTGCCCACCACTCCATTGCCATCACTCCCAAAGAGTGGGGCCTTCCCCAGAGACCCTTGCCCAGAGAAGGCTCCTCACCTGGACAGGGCTGTGCAGGGCTTTCCAACTCCACTGTGGAGAGAAGGTATCTCTGAGTCCTGCCTGACTTTCCCTCTTTGTCCCAGGCTGGGGTGGTGCAGGGCAAACAGAATGTCCACCCTCCCCCGGAGGACAGATACTCAAAACATCAGTACAGGCCTGACCCAGGGCCAGCGAGCAACATGCTTCCGGGTGCACAGAGCCAGAACAAAGCCCCCCCACTAGAGGTGGTAGGTGTGGGTGGGAGTCTCCTTTAATCCCTCTATCTATTCAAAATCCTACCAGTGTCTCTTCCGGGTGACACAGGGCTGACACACCCCCCCCAACCTACACAATGGTCACGGGTACCACAGGATGCGGGGGTCTTACCTTTCTTGGACCGGCGAGGCTTGGGGGGAGGCCCAGTCGTATGGGCTGAGGAGTAGATAGAGGGTCCGTTCCCTGGTTGAGGAAGGCAGATACACCTAAGAGAGGAACTGAGGCAGGAGTGGGGGAATGGGCCAGACTAGAGGAATCTCCCAGGGTTCCCCAGTCTCCGCTGTTTTGTAGTGCAGGGCCTTGCTCGCTAGGCAAGAGCTCTAAGCCAGGCCCCTAGCCCCCTGAGCTATCCAAACtagtttctttcttattttttatttatttatttttttttgcatttcataCGTGAGCTCATTTAAGGGCCCTGCACCTCACGCATGCGGTAAGAGCCAAGTTGACTCTAAAGTACATCATCATAATCTCTTCAATAGGCCACATCCTGGGGCCAGCTGCAGAAGGggtgaggggcagaggggcaggggcaggcatGCCAGCCTTGAGTGGCTCCACTAAACTCAGGACAAATGGGGCACTTCGAACCACCCCAGATAGAGGGATCTCTCGGGGTGGGACTGGGCTGAAACCAAGGGTGGCTGGTGATGGGTGAGGGGCAGCGGCAGGCCGTACCCGAGCCCTCAGTGAGAACATCTGGGGGCAAGAAGCCCCGCTGGAGCAGCTGCTGTCTCCCCACCGGACCGCTCACAGCCACCTCAGCCACCATGTTGCAGGGGATGTAGCCTGCGCGACCCCCACTCTCGCCCCGGTAGAATCCATCAGCGTCTTTGTCTCCATAAACCTGGAAGCAGAGACCGGTTGTCTCGACGCTAGCTCCGCCCACCCCTTGCACTCCAGCCCTGAAGCCTGGTATCGCCCCACTAGGAATGGCAGAAGTGTGCTCTCTTCTCTAGACCGGGACAGAGGAGAGGGGAAACAGCAGACTAAGAGGAATCTGAGAAAGTCACCTCTTTCTGCAGCCCCCCTCCCcaaactaccaccaccaccaccatgcagCTTTCCCTCAAAGCACCCAGACTGGATCTCTCAAGCCCCAGAAGACGGCAAAAAGCCTCTCACCAATCCTTAGGGGAATAAGAAATTCTATGTTAACGAGCAAATAGTCCCACTGTGCTGAGCATGCGGCAGGCAGAGGCGCCATGTGCACCTTGAATCATTCACAGGCAGGAGCGGACCGGACAGGCAAGTCTGTGAGGTCATGGGGACCATTCCCATGCTACCatagaggaaactgaggcctttGATAGGTTCTACAACCCACTCAAAGCCGTGTCCAAATCCTACCGTCTGGCCCTGGAAGCCATACTCTCGGACCCTCCCCCAACCCTACGCAAGAGAAACTTAGAAGACGAGATGCCGGCTAGAGGCTGGAGCTCTGGCCTCAGAAGGGGGTCAGTCACCTTGAGGAGCTGGCCCTCCCGGAAGGGCAGTTCCTCTTCTCCGGCGTCAGGGTTGGGTGACATTGATACAGGGTCGTAGTCAAACAGAGCCACGAAGACCCTCACAGGCAGATCCTGATGAACTGGTGCTTCTTGGGGGCTCCTTGGAGGGGCTGTGGAGAGCATTCAGGGCAGGGCGGTGACTCAGTGAGCTTTATGCACGGTAGGAAAAAGCTTCCTTGAATCTGCCTCAGCCACAATTAGCTGCTCACCCAGCTCAGTGGTTCCAGGCCTAGGCACCCGGGCCCCTCTCCTCTGGGGTCCTCTCCGCCCAGAGTTGTCATGCCCTCTGGGCTCcccagtctctgttgcctgcAAAGAGAGGGCAACAGATGGCAGGAGTGACATTCTATCCCTGTGGTGGCCCACGCTCCCTGGCTCTGGCCCCGGCAGCAGCGTAAGCGACACAGCAGAACAGGAGCACAGCATTCCTCTCCAGGGGCCTGGCCCAGCCTCACCGAGGCCCCAGACACCCCCATGGCGGGAGGACAGGCAGGAGGCCCTGGCTCTCCAATAGATGTGTGCAATAGAGGGGCCTGAGGTGGCCAAGGAGAATGTGAGAGGACAGTCTCCTGTCGGCACCGGGGCTGGTGGCTCTCTGGACATGGCATCACAGTCAAGTGTTCTGAAGGCACAGCTAGCTACTCAGAGGGAAGGGCCACACTGACCAAAGTGGCACGTGGCAGCCAGTGATAACAGAATATTGTGCATCCCGGTTCCattcagcagaagcagaaagcagtGGAATGTAGGTGGGAGGAGACAGGTGAGGGAGCCCGAAAGCCCGGCCCCACCTCTGCTGATGGAGGTGGCAGCGTGGAATGGGTGTGGCTGGTGGGCAGCAAGCAGAGCCaccaggcagcagcaggcaggggGCCGCCCAAAGTGGGGAGTGGGCACAGACCCGGGAGGGTGGCTCCTTGGTTCTGCTGGTCGCACTGCGGCCTCTCCGCtctggttcccctttctcccaggCTGGGAGGCGCAGGTAGGGATTGGGGCCTGAATTGACCTTCAGAGGTCCCCTGGGCCTTCCTACAGCTGCTGTGCCCCAGGCCTCCCCATCTGTGGGGTAGCAGGAGCTGTTGAGGCTGACACCCCCgctgcctgcctcctgctcatCCTCAGAATCATACTCAATGCTGATCTCCAGACACTTTGGGGAGAGGCAGCTGACCAAGCTGGATTCTGGAGCAGGGCCACGGGGACACCTCCGGGAAAGACCCGGCCGCCCTCTCCCTCCAGCCTCCTGTCCGACCCTGGTGCCCTCAATCACAGGGAGGCCGCCCCTCTCCCGTGGAGGGCCTGGCCGCGCAGAGGTCTGGGGCCCGCCATTGCCAAGGAGTCGGCTGCAGTGTTCTCGGGGATCCTGAGGCCGCTTGCGGTTTGGGGGCTTCTCGGGAGAGCCACCTCCTCTCCTCCGGCTGTTTCCACCAACCACTCCCAGCATGTCTTCCAGGTGCTCCCTGGCCCCTGAGAGCTCAGGAGACAAGGGACACAGGCCAGGTCCCTGGGGCTGACTGCTGTCACAATCCAGCCCTAGTAATGCAAGTTCAGGCTGGCTAGGGGCTTGGGAAGAGCTGCTGGGCCCTGGtttctcctgctcttcctcctcatcctcctcttcttcctcctccggGATGCTGAACAGCTTCTTGCTGCGGAGCTGCTGGAGAGGCAACTCCAGGATCTGCTCCAAGATCTCCTCGTCGCTGTCAGTCTCACAAAAGGGGTCAGGCTGGGGCTGGGAGTGGGGAGAAGAGAGCAGCAAGGAAGAGAGGTCCACGAGAAAGATGAGAGGTCTGGGacctttgccctcaagtgaggaCACGGGGTTGGGGGCCACACACCCAGCCTTCCCTTAGCTTCCTGCCGAGAGGAAAGAATCAGAGGGACAGTGGCTGGACCAAAGTCACACATGTGACTGAACCGAGGATGACTTCGGTCCCTGCTGGGCAGGAGCCTGAGGGAGCAAGCTGGGGAAAGTCAGAGAATTCTCCATCCTCTCCCCCGAGCCTCCTAGCACAAGGCTCTGAGAAGGCTTCCCAGGACTAGGGTGCTACATCTGAGAGACTGGGGGTGAGGTCTGAGAAGCGCTTCCCTCCCCCACTTTTTAGCAGGGCAGAAGCCCTGAGCAGCTTCTTTCCATCCACTGCTTAGCACAGGACCCAGGCCGCACACCTACACTTGCTGGAGCAGCTGCCGTGGGAGTGGAGGCCCTTGGAGCCTGAGGTCTGGGGActagctcctccccaccccattaCCTTGGCTCCATTCTCCCTGATGCTGTTGCCAGCAACCTGCTTCTGGGAGGAACAAGGCCTGGAACCcagttcctcttcctcttcctcttcctcctcctcttcctcttcctcctggatGTCTGATAAGTCCGAGTTGCGGCTGTGATCTGCCAGGGAATTAGCCAGGCAAACTCCAAGCTCTGACATCTCTTCTTTCTATAAAAGGCAAGACAGAGGCTTAGGGGTAGACTCCTCGCActcagaaggctaaggcaggagggtgACAGCCCCACCTAAGCCACACAGTGATGTCCAGGCCAGGCCGGACTTCAGAATGAGCCCCTATCTCCAAACAGAAATGGCAAATTGAAAGAAAAGGTGCAGAGGTAAGAAGGAAAATCAGGAAGGGCTCTAGGCAGGGCCAGCTCCAGCCAGAATCAGAAAGGGTCTTGACAAAGGAGGAGAGAGCCATGGCCAGAAAGCACAGTGGTAGGGGTACAAGAAGgtaaggaagagagggaagcagGTGACAAAAAGAAAGACGTGATGAAAACGCACACACATAACACAAACCAAGGTGTCTGggccagagcagagcagagaacAAGCATAGGGGGCTGACACAGTGTAGAGGGACGAGTCTTGTTTCTACACAGCATATCTCCAACCTCTACCTCAGTTCTAGGTTTCCGCTCTGAGCCCAGATCTCCTCCATGGCAGGCCTCAGGGCTTGGCTCCTTCTGGGTCGGCTCTCCTTGGGTGCAGCAAGGTGTGGGGCCAGCGTCTCCTGAAGCGCACTCCACTTCTTGCTTAGccagggagggagccacagggccAGGGCCTTCCAGGCCCAGGGTTGGCTCCACAGCCCGCTTCTCTTCTGAGGTGCCCCGCACAGCTGCCCCAGCCTCTTCCTGGAAAGGTTGACATCGAGAATGAGCCGAAACTCCAACCCTCCCTTCGGCTTTGCACTTCCGGCTTCCCATCCAGCAGGTAAGTACCTGAGAGCAAGGAGCTGGAGGTTCCTCCTGGGGTCCCTTGGTCATGTCCCTGGAAAGGCTGGCAGGGGAATCTTGAGTTCCATGGGGGACAGGATGCCGGACGGGAAAGCTGGCATCCCCAAGCCCTGGGGAGACTGAAGCAAGGGGTGTTCTGACCTCTGGGCTTGGTCGTGGTGAGAGACAGGACATCCTGGCTGGCTGGCAGGCAGACTCCAGGGCTGGGGCAACAGGGGCCGGGATGGAGTCAGTGGACTCGCCATGGGGTGACATAGTGCGTACGGTCACCTCATGGCAGGcctgcagcagctgcagctgcgACACCTCCACCAGCACACTGCCTGCCGTGGGGGAAGCCACCTCCATAATCTACAGGGAAGAGGGAGGCGAAGACAGCCAAGCGTGAGGGTGGGATGGCTGCCTGCTCGCCGGCATCGAGCCAGCATTTCCCCCAAGCCCTTTCCTTAGTCCTCTGGCTTCAGAGTGGAGGCATTTCAATCCCTCAAGGGCTGCCGACACCCATGCTTTTAGCCAGTTTACGACGCAATGCCCACAGGCCAGGAGCTGGACGTTTCTGCCAGGCCAGGAAGACAGGCTTCTAACTAAACCCGGCGAGGAAGGACCCACATGCTGCCTTTCAGGATTGGAGGAGCTGGAGTCCCCAAGCCATACCTTCTGCCCATCGGCGTAGACGGCGTAGCCTGTGACCCGGACACCATTGGAGGTACCAGCAGCGTCAATGGTGACGGGGAGCCAGCTGATCATCAGGATTCCAGGAGAGGGCCCTGGTTCCACCTGTACATCCAGGGGAGCATCGGGCAGGCCTGGGAGATGTGGGGCACAAGCAAAAGCAGTGTAGggttttccctgaaggagatggTAGCCACTTCCCTGAGAATGCATATGAAGCCGGTCTCCTCCCCCCAGCCCCCCCGCACACACTCATGGCCTGGCCTCCTGGGTTTGGGGGACACACATACCTGCTGGAAGGGTGGTGAACTGCAAAGTGGCAGCTCGCTGCTCTGGCCTCTCCCAGCCTGGTTCCCAAGGCCCCTGAGATGGGATCTGAGCCTCCACTCGGGCCTGATACAGCGTGCCAGGCCGCAGGTGACAAAAAGTTGCCCAGTAGGTGCTGGGACGGGCAGGGGGGCACTCTTCTCCATTGAGGTAGATGGCATGGGCCAAGTTGCTATTCCCTGGCACCCAGGCGATCTCAGCGGATGTGGCTGTCAACCGATGGACCCGTAGCTGGCTGGGAACCActccagccccagcacccacagccagGCAACATCGAAGAGGATCCGAGCTGCCCCTGCTGGTCAGGGCCTGGACAGAGACATGGAGGGGCCCAGCCCGCAGGTCCAAATTTTCAAGCACAGCCTTGGGGGGCACTCCAGGCCCCAAGGCCTGACGGAGTTCCCCGTTGACAAAGACATGGAAGCCACGCAGATCTACTCTCTCGGGAGGCAGCTCCCAGGCCAGCACCACACTGTGGGCTAGCTGCTTGAGGACCACGATACGGCGAGGATAAGGCACAGCCAGGGGCTCGCCCAGTCCCTCTGGTGGGGGGCTCAGACTGAGTGCGTCTcctgcagcttcctcctcctctggtCTGGGCTGGCTATGTCCCCCGCTGCTCTGGCCCCCGCTGCTGCAGCCACCGCCACCTCCGCTCAGAAAACTGAGCTCAGGGCCAGAGCTGTGCGACAAATCGGCCAGCTCCCGAGGGAGGGAGGTCAGGAGGTCGTCATCAGACACACGCTCTACAAAATTGGAGGGGACCAGACCCCTTCGGCCATCCATGAGCTCCCCTGGCAGAGGGAGGGCAGGGAAagggaagacaaagaaaaagcagaagaaaagctGATCTGGTAACGCATTTCCCCAACAGCTACTTCGTAAGTACCTGACTGCAGTCAGCCTTTACCTGTAGGTGGTTCTGAGACACGAGGTCAATCAAGATTTTAATTAGAGAGCTACTATCGGCTTTCACGGGTGTGGTGACTAGGTTTTCATCACACAGGGCATTGCCTCTTAAATCTTAACGTGCATATGGATCacccacagatttttttttttataaattcagATTCTAAGTAAGTCCAGTCTGGGAAGCATTGGGTTTCAGGACTTCTCACTAGCTCCCCAATGCTGGCACCTCAAGGACCTAGTTATGAGAACACCTGCATTCTAAAGCAGCACATACTGAAGTATTCCTAGGAGAAAATGCCATGACATCCATAATCTACTTTAAAaatagtgaggttttttttttttttttcgcctACATACAGATCAGGCAAACGTGGCAAGGTGCAGACGGCTGTACCATCTAGGTGATAGACATGTAGATGTTCATAGCAGTGGcctttgatgttttgttttgctttattctgTTGTGATCTCATGTTGCCAGGATGGCcctgaattcactgtgtagcccaggatgactcTGAGCttctgatcacacacacacacacaccacacccctCATAAATGCTAGGATAACAATGGTGCATCACCCATGGTTTTATgcaatgctggggactgaacccgaAACTTTGCTCATGGTAGGCAGATGCTCTACCAAACACGCCACACCCCtagccttccccctttttttttttttaagatttatttattatgtatataatgttctgcctacatgtacacctgcacaccagaagagggcaccagatctcattatagatggttacgagccaccacatggttgctgggaattgaactcaggaccttggaagagcagccagtgctctttacctctgagccatctctccagccccccctccAGCCCCTCTTGATGTATTTTACATATTTAGAAACTTTTATATTAAAACTCTGAAACATCTGGGAGTGCTGATAGTACATTACAATCTCATCTCTCAGcaggtcagaggcaggtggacaggAAGTTAAGGCTAGCCTAGATTATATAGTGAGAAGCTATCTCAAAAATGAGGGTGGCTCATGAGGGGCTGgcgagacagctcagtggttaagagcactggctgctcttccagaagacccaggtaaAATCACACAACactcacgtggcagctcacaactgtctataacttcagtctgacaccctcacagagacataacaaaaagccacagaaaaaataaaataaatagaccCCTTttgccgggtggtggtggcggctcacatttataatcccagcactcaggaggcagaggcaggtggatctctacgagtcggaggccagcctggtctacagagagagttccaggatagccagagaaactctgtcttgaaaaacaacaacaacaacactaaaAATGAAGGTGGCTCATCAGCTAAGAGCATTTGctcgctcttgcagaggacacaagttcagttcccagaacccacaacagctccagaggatctgatgtcatcttctggccttccggcacacatgcacatacacacaaacacacacacactatcat
Proteins encoded in this region:
- the Tspoap1 gene encoding peripheral-type benzodiazepine receptor-associated protein 1 isoform X2, giving the protein MEQLTTFPRLGELGAMEPWALPAWRHWTQGRGCEPGDASPSITGTPIAMQFRGLRSGESSEPEGAQSPGPVGNTDPEGTETGMSKLGHPTESPEDDCLRREDEDAQAYEAKLNVGFGDRPNLELLRALGELQQRCNILKEENQMLRKSSFPETEEKVRRLKRKNAELAVIAKRLEERAQKLQETNMRVVSAPVPRPGSGLELCRKALARQRARDLSETASALLAKDKQIAALQRECRELQARLTLVGKEGPQWLHLRDFDRLLRESQREVLRLQRQIALRNQREPLRPARPPAPTALSRVGAPAPGAPGEAVLQDDVESPQVVLREPEKQQRVQQLESELCKKRKKCESLEQEARKKQRRCEELELQLKAAQNENARLVEENSRLSGRATEKEQVEWENAELKGQLLGVTQERDSALRKSQGLQSKLESLEQVLKHMREVAQRRQQLEVEHEQARLSLQEKQEEVRRLQQAQAEAKREHEGAVQLLESTLDSMQARVRELEGQCRSQTERFSLLAQELQAFRLHPGPLDLLTSALGCSALGDHPPPHCCCSTPQPCQGSGPKDLDLPPGSPGRCTPKSSEPALAPLTGAPRRTAKKAESLSNSSRSESIHNSPKSCPTPEVDTASEVEELEVDSISLVPAAPEGGVGGARIQVFLARYSYNPFEGPNENPEAELPLTAGEYIYIYGNMDEDGFFEGELMDGRRGLVPSNFVERVSDDDLLTSLPRELADLSHSSGPELSFLSGGGGGCSSGGQSSGGHSQPRPEEEEAAGDALSLSPPPEGLGEPLAVPYPRRIVVLKQLAHSVVLAWELPPERVDLRGFHVFVNGELRQALGPGVPPKAVLENLDLRAGPLHVSVQALTSRGSSDPLRCCLAVGAGAGVVPSQLRVHRLTATSAEIAWVPGNSNLAHAIYLNGEECPPARPSTYWATFCHLRPGTLYQARVEAQIPSQGPWEPGWERPEQRAATLQFTTLPAGLPDAPLDVQVEPGPSPGILMISWLPVTIDAAGTSNGVRVTGYAVYADGQKIMEVASPTAGSVLVEVSQLQLLQACHEVTVRTMSPHGESTDSIPAPVAPALESACQPARMSCLSPRPSPEVRTPLASVSPGLGDASFPVRHPVPHGTQDSPASLSRDMTKGPQEEPPAPCSQEEAGAAVRGTSEEKRAVEPTLGLEGPGPVAPSLAKQEVECASGDAGPTPCCTQGEPTQKEPSPEACHGGDLGSERKPRTEKEEMSELGVCLANSLADHSRNSDLSDIQEEEEEEEEEEEEEELGSRPCSSQKQVAGNSIRENGAKPQPDPFCETDSDEEILEQILELPLQQLRSKKLFSIPEEEEEEDEEEEQEKPGPSSSSQAPSQPELALLGLDCDSSQPQGPGLCPLSPELSGAREHLEDMLGVVGGNSRRRGGGSPEKPPNRKRPQDPREHCSRLLGNGGPQTSARPGPPRERGGLPVIEGTRVGQEAGGRGRPGLSRRCPRGPAPESSLVSCLSPKCLEISIEYDSEDEQEAGSGGVSLNSSCYPTDGEAWGTAAVGRPRGPLKVNSGPNPYLRLPAWEKGEPERRGRSATSRTKEPPSRATETGEPRGHDNSGRRGPQRRGARVPRPGTTELAPPRSPQEAPVHQDLPVRVFVALFDYDPVSMSPNPDAGEEELPFREGQLLKVYGDKDADGFYRGESGGRAGYIPCNMVAEVAVSGPVGRQQLLQRGFLPPDVLTEGSGNGPSIYSSAHTTGPPPKPRRSKKGPPKLIHSAVPKTSRPMVAAFDYNPRENSPNMDVEAELPFRAGDVITVFGEMDDDGFYYGELNGQRGLVPSNFLEGPGPGAGGPESGTPQADSQRTRRRRVQC
- the Tspoap1 gene encoding peripheral-type benzodiazepine receptor-associated protein 1 isoform X1, encoding MEQLTTFPRLGELGAMEPWALPAWRHWTQGRGCEPGDASPSITGTPIAMQFRGLRSGESSEPEGAQSPGPVGNTDPEGTETGMSKLGHPTESPEDDCLRREDEDAQAYEAKLNVGFGDRPNLELLRALGELQQRCNILKEENQMLRKSSFPETEEKVRRLKRKNAELAVIAKRLEERAQKLQETNMRVVSAPVPRPGSGLELCRKALARQRARDLSETASALLAKDKQIAALQRECRELQARLTLVGKEGPQWLHLRDFDRLLRESQREVLRLQRQIALRNQREPLRPARPPAPTALSRVGAPAPGAPGEAVLQDDVESPQVVLREPEKQQRVQQLESELCKKRKKCESLEQEARKKQRRCEELELQLKAAQNENARLVEENSRLSGRATEKEQVEWENAELKGQLLGVTQERDSALRKSQGLQSKLESLEQVLKHMREVAQRRQQLEVEHEQARLSLQEKQEEVRRLQQAQAEAKREHEGAVQLLESTLDSMQARVRELEGQCRSQTERFSLLAQELQAFRLHPGPLDLLTSALGCSALGDHPPPHCCCSTPQPCQGSGPKDLDLPPGSPGRCTPKSSEPALAPLTGAPRRTAKKAESLSNSSRSESIHNSPKSCPTPEVDTASEVEELEVDSISLVPAAPEGGVGGARIQVFLARYSYNPFEGPNENPEAELPLTAGEYIYIYGNMDEDGFFEGELMDGRRGLVPSNFVERVSDDDLLTSLPRELADLSHSSGPELSFLSGGGGGCSSGGQSSGGHSQPRPEEEEAAGDALSLSPPPEGLGEPLAVPYPRRIVVLKQLAHSVVLAWELPPERVDLRGFHVFVNGELRQALGPGVPPKAVLENLDLRAGPLHVSVQALTSRGSSDPLRCCLAVGAGAGVVPSQLRVHRLTATSAEIAWVPGNSNLAHAIYLNGEECPPARPSTYWATFCHLRPGTLYQARVEAQIPSQGPWEPGWERPEQRAATLQFTTLPAGLPDAPLDVQVEPGPSPGILMISWLPVTIDAAGTSNGVRVTGYAVYADGQKIMEVASPTAGSVLVEVSQLQLLQACHEVTVRTMSPHGESTDSIPAPVAPALESACQPARMSCLSPRPSPEVRTPLASVSPGLGDASFPVRHPVPHGTQDSPASLSRDMTKGPQEEPPAPCSQEEAGAAVRGTSEEKRAVEPTLGLEGPGPVAPSLAKQEVECASGDAGPTPCCTQGEPTQKEPSPEACHGGDLGSERKPRTEKEEMSELGVCLANSLADHSRNSDLSDIQEEEEEEEEEEEEEELGSRPCSSQKQVAGNSIRENGAKPQPDPFCETDSDEEILEQILELPLQQLRSKKLFSIPEEEEEEDEEEEQEKPGPSSSSQAPSQPELALLGLDCDSSQPQGPGLCPLSPELSGAREHLEDMLGVVGGNSRRRGGGSPEKPPNRKRPQDPREHCSRLLGNGGPQTSARPGPPRERGGLPVIEGTRVGQEAGGRGRPGLSRRCPRGPAPESSLVSCLSPKCLEISIEYDSEDEQEAGSGGVSLNSSCYPTDGEAWGTAAVGRPRGPLKVNSGPNPYLRLPAWEKGEPERRGRSATSRTKEPPSRATETGEPRGHDNSGRRGPQRRGARVPRPGTTELAPPRSPQEAPVHQDLPVRVFVALFDYDPVSMSPNPDAGEEELPFREGQLLKVYGDKDADGFYRGESGGRAGYIPCNMVAEVAVSGPVGRQQLLQRGFLPPDVLTEGSGNGPSIYSSAHTTGPPPKPRRSKKVELESPAQPCPGPPKLIHSAVPKTSRPMVAAFDYNPRENSPNMDVEAELPFRAGDVITVFGEMDDDGFYYGELNGQRGLVPSNFLEGPGPGAGGPESGTPQADSQRTRRRRVQC